A region from the Aphis gossypii isolate Hap1 chromosome 1, ASM2018417v2, whole genome shotgun sequence genome encodes:
- the LOC114126741 gene encoding cullin-1 — protein MSNRRDGMSSKQIYDLDTIWGDLKNGIEHVYNRQSMPKPRYMELYTHVYNYCTSVHLNPNKNASVTSSRSKKASSTSTAQVGGAQLVGLELYRRIKEFLRHYLQDLISRGANFMDEDVLSFYTREWEDYRFSSKVLNGVCSYLNRHWVRRECEEGRKGIYEIYQLALVAWRDCLFQQLHKRVTNAVLKLIERERNGESINTRLVSGVINCYVELGLNEEEPTLKGQSLTIYKESFEKTFLEETKCFYIKESDQFLSNNTVTEYMKKAEQRLQEEQKRVRDYLHETTLVGLADTCERVLIRKHMEIFHAEFQNLLNFEKNEDLGRMYQLVSRIQDGLGELKNILECHILAQGQTAIEKCGEMAFNDPKTYVSVILNVHKKYNALVAISFNSDSGFVAALDKACGGFINNNLVTRQYNSSSKSPEMLAKFCDLLLKKSSKNPEEAELEDTLNQVMIMFKYIEDKDVFQKFYSKMLAKRLVQHMSASDDAEASMISKLKQACGFEYTSKLQRMFQDIGVSKDLNEAFRKHVSNSNMPHDIDFSIQVLSSGSWPFQYLLTFSLPSELERSVQRFTQFYSAQHSGRKLNWLYNMSKGELVTNCFKNRYTLQASTFQMAVLLQFNLQDSWTVNQLAESTQLRMDYLIQVIQILLKAKLLTCNEDEANVEGNTSVKLFLGYKNKKLRVNINVPMKQEIKLEQESTHKHIEEDRKMLIQAAIVRIMKMRKVMKHQQLTAEVLTQLSSRFKPRVNVIKKCIDILIEKEYLERTEGQKDSYSYLA, from the exons ATGTCAAATCGGCGCGACGGTATGTCGTCGAAACAAATCTATGATCTCGACACCATATGGGGAGATTTGAAGAATGGAATTGAGCATGTATACAACCGACAGTCGATGCCTAAGCCTCGTTACATGGAACTTTATACTCATGTTTACAATTACTGTACCAGTGTGCATTTAAACCCCAATAAAAACGCATCCGTAACGAGTAGTCGGTCCAAAAAAGCATCGTCCACATCCACTGCACAAGTCGGTGGTGCTCAGTTGGTGGGTTTAGAGTTATACCGTAGAATTAAGGAATTCTTGAGGCACTACCTTCAAGACTTGATCAGCCGTGGTGCTAATTTCATGGACGAAGATGTACTGTCTTTCTATACTCGTGAGTGGGAAGACTATCGTTTTAGTTCAAAAGTGTTGAATGGTGTTTGTTCGTATCTCAATCGACATTGGGTACGCAGAGAATGTGAAGAAGGCCGTAAaggtatttatgaaatatatcaaTTGGCATTAGTGGCATGGCGAGACTGCCTATTCCAGCAACTACATAAACGTGTTACCAATGCTGTCCTAAAGCTAATTGAACGCGAACGAAATGGTGAATCAATCAACACACGTCTTGTTAGTGGTGTAATTAACTGTTATGTTGAGCTTGGCTTAAATGAAGAAGAGCCAACTCTAAAAGGTCAAAGTTTgacaatttataaagaatcttttgaaaaaacatttttagaagaaaccaaatgtttttatattaaagagAGTGATCAATTTTTGTCTAATAATACAGTAACAGAGTACATGAAAAAGGCAGAACAACGTTTACAAGAAGAACAAAAGCGAGTGCGTGATTATCTTCATGAAACCACATTAGTTGGTCTTGCAGATACTTGTGAAAGAGTGTTAATTAGGAAACATATGGAAATTTTCCATGcagaatttcaaaatttattaaatttcgaaAAGAATGAAGATCTCGGTCGAATGTACCAGTTAGTTTCACGCATTCAAGATGGTCTTGGGgagttgaaaaatatactcGAATGTCATATATTGGCACAGGGTCAAACTGCTATTGAAAAATGTGGAGAAATGGCTTTTAATGACCCAAAAACCTATGTCAGTGTTATCctaaatgtacataaaaaatacaatgcaCTGGTTGCCATATCATTTAATAGTGATTCGGGATTTGTTGCTGCTTTGGATAAGGCTTGTGGAGGATTCATCAATAACAACTTAGTTACAAGACAATACAACTCAAGTTCTAAAAGTCCAGAAATGTTAGCTAAATTTTGTGATCTGTTGTTGAAAAAATCTAGTAAGAACCCAGAAGAAGCCGAACTTGAAGATACATTAAATCAA gtaatgataatgtttaaatacattgaAGATAAAGATGTGTTCCAAAAGTTCTATAGCAAAATGCTTGCCAAACGACTAGTTCAACACATGTCTGCCAGCGACGATGCTGAAGCCTCAATGATATCTAAACTAAAACAAGCTTGTGGGTTTGAGTATACTTCAAAACTTCAACGTATGTTTCAAGACATTGGTGTGTCAAAAGATCTTAACGAGGCTTTTAGAAAGCACGTATCCAACTCAAACATGCCTCATGATATTGACTTTAGCATACAAGTTTTATCATCAGGTTCATGGCCCTTTCAGTATCTTCTTACATTTTCACTGCCGTCCGAATTGGAACGTTCTGTTCAAAGGTTTACCCAATTCTACAGTGCTCAGCATTCAGGGCGTAAACTTAACtggttgtataatatgtcaaaagGTGAATTGGTTACTAACTGTTTCAAAAATCGGTATACGTTACAAGCCTCCACTTTTCAAATGGCCGTTTTATTGCAATTCAACTTACAAGACTCGTGGACAGTTAATCAACTTGCGGAATCAACACAGCTTAGAATGGACTATTTGATTCAAGTTATACAGATATTGTTGAAAGCAAAACTCCTGACATGCAATGAAGACGAGGCAAATGTGGAAGGTAATACCTCTGTAAAGCTTTTTCTCGGATACAAGAACAAGAAGTTGCGCGTGAACATCAACGTCCCAATGaaacaagaaataaaattagaacaaGAGAGTACACACAAGCATATCGAAGAAGACAGGAAAATGCTAATACAAGCTGCTATTGTAAGAATCATGAAAATGCGCAAAGTCATGAAGCACCAACAGCTGACAGCCGAGGTTTTAACACAACTGTCATCGAGATTCAAGCCTAGAGTCAATGTTATCAAAAAGTGTATAGACATCCTGATCGAAAAAGAGTACCTAGAGAGAACCGAGGGACAGAAAGATTCGTATAGTTACTTAGCTTAA